The following proteins are co-located in the Victivallis lenta genome:
- a CDS encoding helix-turn-helix domain-containing protein — translation MGVDRQMDCAEHKTVAASGAGAEIPCRTGRSLWTDGFPLRVIRYDHRRSRGMHKHDFFELVIVTSGSCMHVTPAGSCGIAAGDVFLIRPGTAHSYEAVADFSLVNLVYAPELLPLCDLERSPGYQALFVLEPEHVLPGGAYRHLKLDRETLDRVRGEIDRLENALAEAKPGHRFRALGIFMGIVSLLADYFSGVSVGEACSDLFRLGRLLGFLEQNYMRPLTLPEMAKQAAVSEVTLYRLFRKGTGESPVNCLNRVRLRHARALLLNTRLPISEVAAATGFADSNYFSRRFRNFAGMSPREFRESGGKAAAAVAWGKK, via the coding sequence ATGGGAGTGGATAGGCAGATGGATTGCGCCGAACATAAAACGGTTGCCGCTTCGGGAGCCGGTGCGGAAATTCCGTGTCGAACCGGGCGCTCGCTCTGGACAGACGGCTTTCCGCTGCGGGTCATCCGCTACGATCACCGCCGGAGCCGCGGCATGCACAAGCATGATTTTTTCGAGCTGGTGATCGTGACTTCCGGCTCCTGCATGCACGTGACTCCGGCCGGGAGTTGCGGGATTGCGGCCGGCGACGTTTTCCTGATCCGTCCCGGCACGGCCCACTCCTACGAGGCGGTCGCCGATTTTTCGCTCGTGAATCTCGTGTACGCGCCGGAACTGCTGCCGCTCTGCGACCTTGAGAGATCTCCCGGCTACCAGGCGCTGTTTGTCCTTGAACCGGAACATGTCCTGCCCGGGGGCGCTTACCGCCATCTGAAGCTTGACCGGGAGACCCTCGACCGGGTCAGAGGCGAGATCGACCGGCTGGAAAACGCGCTGGCGGAGGCAAAGCCGGGACACCGCTTCCGGGCGCTCGGGATTTTCATGGGGATCGTCAGTCTGCTGGCCGATTACTTTTCCGGGGTTTCCGTGGGGGAAGCGTGTTCGGATCTGTTCCGGCTCGGACGGCTGCTCGGTTTTCTCGAGCAGAATTACATGCGGCCGCTGACGCTGCCGGAGATGGCGAAACAGGCCGCGGTCTCCGAAGTTACGCTCTACCGCCTGTTTCGGAAGGGAACCGGCGAATCGCCGGTCAACTGCCTGAACCGGGTCCGGCTCAGGCATGCGCGGGCGCTTCTGCTGAACACCCGGCTGCCGATTTCGGAGGTCGCAGCAGCGACCGGTTTTGCAGACAGCAACTATTTCTCCCGCCGTTTCCGGAATTTCGCCGGAATGTCTCCGCGCGAATTCCGGGAAAGCGGCGGAAAAGCAGCCGCAGCCGTTGCTTGGGGCAAAAAATGA
- a CDS encoding glycerophosphodiester phosphodiesterase has translation MTRFLSHRGESDDAPENTLSAYKLAMERDSDGIELDIRLTADGEAACVHDETIERVSGVRLAVSDATLAALRQYHPVPLLSEALAVLKPGKQMQIELKGPWPQLQPVKAVLDRRGGDRKGLALSSFDEETIRAAADVFPELPRLLLTDLTRRFGRFPAPEQVVACLHSLRCTGISFLATAEADAAFVEALHRAGMRVVCWGVRSDELGLAMARIGVDAMTCNHAVALRAEYRKRIAG, from the coding sequence ATGACCAGATTTCTTTCTCACCGGGGGGAATCCGACGATGCCCCCGAAAACACGCTGTCCGCTTACAAACTCGCCATGGAGCGCGATTCTGACGGCATCGAACTCGATATCCGGCTCACCGCCGACGGCGAAGCTGCATGTGTTCATGACGAGACCATCGAACGCGTTTCCGGCGTGAGACTTGCGGTTTCCGATGCCACGCTGGCCGCATTGCGGCAATACCATCCGGTTCCGTTGCTTTCCGAAGCGCTCGCCGTCCTGAAACCCGGCAAGCAGATGCAGATCGAACTCAAGGGTCCCTGGCCGCAGCTGCAACCGGTCAAAGCGGTCCTCGACCGCCGGGGCGGCGACCGCAAGGGGCTCGCGCTGAGCTCGTTCGATGAGGAAACCATTCGCGCGGCCGCAGACGTCTTCCCGGAGCTGCCGCGGCTGCTGCTCACCGATCTCACACGCCGCTTCGGCCGATTTCCGGCCCCGGAACAGGTCGTCGCCTGCCTGCATTCCCTGCGCTGCACCGGCATAAGTTTCCTGGCGACGGCCGAGGCGGACGCCGCCTTCGTCGAAGCGCTGCACAGGGCCGGGATGCGCGTCGTCTGCTGGGGCGTCAGGTCGGACGAACTCGGCCTCGCCATGGCCCGCATCGGAGTCGACGCAATGACCTGCAACCACGCCGTCGCACTCCGCGCCGAGTATCGGAAACGCATTGCGGGCTGA
- a CDS encoding cation:proton antiporter produces the protein MRSDTFLILFIVFIAIMTLWPLLLRRFQIPGVIALLIAGMLIGPNCLDLVRMLADTFSFLGGKTDVVVQNFDSLISSFGSLGLVFLMALAGMEADFKLINSARKPVAALSILTFLLPAVAGYYVYSYFRPDDFPGKLLYASLFASHSVGIVFPVIRELKLTKTRFGASVLISTVITDIASIILLAVSVQMKRQSLGVAAANGNRTLSLFDYVDPAMFGNWFTPLFLIIVLAYLAVSVYAVYKLGKFLLRLFKPGEDMLITILLLVILGTVLFGEFLGVNLVVGAFIAGLALSRLVKEHRGSNGPLMERFESIGYGLLIPFLFISIGMQTDFRAFGDAGNWLIILFTVIGLVGSKVFSGWLAMRVSGFSGTQGLCAGLMTVPQLSATLAAAAIGKDLGMIDNNFFNAIIILSIVTTLPVPTLVRFIIARTKMKFTEETEEAYPVPDEKLQDELL, from the coding sequence TTGAGAAGTGATACGTTCCTGATCCTGTTCATTGTCTTCATCGCCATCATGACCCTCTGGCCGCTTCTGCTGCGCCGTTTCCAGATACCGGGCGTCATCGCGCTGCTGATCGCGGGCATGCTGATCGGGCCGAACTGCCTCGATCTCGTGCGGATGCTGGCCGACACCTTCAGCTTTCTCGGCGGCAAGACCGATGTGGTCGTCCAGAACTTCGACTCGCTGATCAGCTCATTCGGTTCGCTCGGGCTCGTCTTTCTCATGGCGCTGGCCGGAATGGAGGCGGATTTCAAGCTCATCAACTCGGCGCGAAAACCGGTTGCCGCACTCAGCATTCTGACCTTCCTGCTACCGGCCGTCGCCGGATATTATGTCTACAGCTATTTCCGTCCGGACGATTTCCCGGGAAAGCTGCTCTATGCGAGTCTCTTCGCGTCGCACTCGGTCGGCATCGTCTTCCCGGTCATCCGCGAACTCAAGCTCACGAAAACCCGTTTCGGCGCGTCGGTGCTGATTTCGACCGTGATCACCGATATCGCAAGCATCATCCTGCTGGCGGTCAGCGTCCAGATGAAGCGGCAGTCGCTCGGCGTCGCCGCCGCAAACGGGAACCGGACGCTGTCGCTCTTCGACTACGTCGATCCGGCCATGTTCGGGAACTGGTTCACGCCGCTCTTCCTCATCATCGTGCTGGCCTACCTGGCCGTCTCGGTCTACGCGGTCTACAAGCTCGGCAAATTCCTGCTCCGGCTCTTCAAGCCGGGCGAGGACATGCTGATCACGATCCTGCTGCTGGTCATTCTCGGAACCGTGCTCTTCGGGGAATTCCTCGGAGTGAATCTCGTGGTCGGCGCATTCATCGCCGGGCTCGCGCTGTCGCGGCTCGTAAAGGAACACCGCGGTTCAAACGGGCCGCTGATGGAGCGGTTCGAAAGCATCGGCTACGGACTGCTGATCCCGTTCCTCTTCATCTCGATCGGCATGCAGACCGATTTCCGGGCCTTCGGCGACGCCGGAAACTGGCTCATCATCCTGTTCACGGTGATCGGGCTTGTCGGCAGTAAAGTATTTTCCGGCTGGCTGGCGATGCGCGTTTCGGGGTTCAGCGGAACCCAGGGGCTCTGCGCCGGACTCATGACCGTTCCGCAGCTGTCGGCCACGCTGGCCGCCGCAGCAATCGGCAAGGACCTCGGCATGATTGACAACAACTTTTTCAATGCGATCATCATCCTGTCCATCGTGACCACGCTGCCGGTGCCGACGCTGGTCCGGTTCATCATCGCCAGGACGAAGATGAAATTCACCGAAGAAACCGAAGAAGCCTATCCCGTGCCGGATGAAAAGCTGCAGGACGAACTGCTCTGA
- a CDS encoding GntR family transcriptional regulator: MESMLSPQSSVALKASLRKHLQTLEVGTRLPPERKLAEQYGFSRATMSKVLAELETEGLVTRQVGRGTFVMPRDTVAIPAFTPTAQREVLLVYPDFFSFEIWNVIHHLERIAMQQGFRLNHLRIQPESELDLLFKLTEQNSNIQAVIFIAGIPLRRSILERLNGLGLPVVFIGKIEHVELYRNCHSVYANHFLAGYEKLEILLRNGHRRIGLVNNEPPTLAFQENVRGLKEAARNYKLPWRTIIQPDSKIEYWQDSMESGYVQTLEVMRRNPRLTALVVDTTSGAIGTLRALYELNLHCPDDVSIVTALAHAGIECYTCPKLTTLITPVDQLCRTVTEIIYEGGAPTLREYRIDPVLIERESIRNLNGKDVS; this comes from the coding sequence ATGGAATCGATGCTTTCACCTCAATCTTCCGTTGCATTGAAGGCTTCGCTGCGGAAGCATCTGCAGACGCTTGAAGTCGGGACCCGGCTTCCTCCCGAACGCAAACTTGCCGAGCAATATGGCTTCAGTCGTGCTACCATGAGCAAAGTTCTGGCGGAACTTGAGACGGAGGGTCTCGTCACACGGCAGGTCGGCCGTGGAACGTTCGTGATGCCTCGCGATACAGTAGCGATCCCCGCCTTTACGCCGACAGCCCAGCGGGAAGTTCTGCTGGTCTATCCGGATTTCTTCTCCTTTGAAATCTGGAACGTGATCCACCACCTCGAGCGAATCGCAATGCAGCAGGGGTTCCGGCTGAATCACCTCCGGATTCAGCCGGAATCGGAACTCGACTTGCTCTTCAAACTCACAGAACAAAACAGCAACATCCAGGCAGTCATCTTCATCGCCGGTATTCCCCTGCGCCGCTCAATACTCGAACGCCTGAACGGTCTGGGCTTGCCGGTTGTGTTCATCGGCAAAATCGAGCATGTAGAACTCTACCGGAATTGTCACAGCGTGTACGCCAACCACTTTCTCGCCGGTTACGAGAAACTCGAAATATTATTGCGCAACGGACATCGCCGTATCGGACTCGTCAACAACGAACCGCCAACCCTCGCCTTTCAGGAGAACGTCCGGGGACTGAAGGAAGCCGCGCGCAACTACAAACTGCCGTGGCGCACGATCATCCAGCCGGACAGCAAAATCGAATACTGGCAGGACTCCATGGAAAGCGGCTATGTCCAGACCCTAGAAGTCATGCGGAGAAATCCTCGTCTGACGGCGCTTGTGGTCGACACGACTTCCGGTGCAATCGGCACACTGCGCGCACTTTACGAACTGAATCTGCACTGCCCTGACGATGTCAGCATCGTGACCGCCCTCGCTCATGCCGGAATCGAATGTTACACCTGCCCAAAGCTCACAACCCTCATTACCCCGGTGGACCAATTGTGCCGGACCGTGACGGAAATCATTTATGAGGGGGGCGCCCCGACCCTGCGGGAATACCGAATCGATCCGGTGCTGATCGAACGTGAAAGTATCCGCAATCTCAATGGAAAGGATGTTTCATGA
- a CDS encoding glycosyl hydrolase family 28-related protein — protein MNPIHLILPAVFAMIGMQLSAAIPDGTFPWYTLQAEDGTTNAKVIGPSRKAGTFASECVGRRGVKLNRTEDYVEFTVPAQTNAIVIRYAIPDAPGGGGIECTLSLYVDGKHRRDLSLTSRHAWLYGRESEPVNDPAALKFPGGTSFHFFDETRALVGEIPAGAKIRLQKDSEDTALFYIIDLIELEQVPPPLPQPAGSLSVHDFGAIGDGIQDDTEAFQRALTQAETTGKTLYLPPGEFRTSRGFRVRSVMIQGAGMWYSTILNRRSDLTVRSPGIGFGVLGTSVLRDFSIFGDGTCRKDEEFALWGTWGNGSLVENLWIEKTQVGLWSGRDNEPVSENLTVRNCRFRNVFADAVNLCAGTRNAVVENCHARGTGDDAFAIWSAPHGLGPCTGNVYRNCMAEAPWRARCFAIFGGVDNRIENCLGRDTLTDSGLNLSSQFDAWPFGGTTVVKNLLLERCGGWFWGNRPYGGIFFQAAKRDISGTILLEDVTVRDSSAAGISISNGESRLQNIILRNVQFDGVGDFGIDVFPQAVGEILLENCSFELKGGAPLRQRSPQTFQIQNRK, from the coding sequence ATGAATCCGATCCACTTGATTCTTCCTGCCGTTTTTGCGATGATCGGCATGCAGCTTTCCGCCGCCATCCCCGACGGAACCTTTCCCTGGTATACCCTTCAGGCCGAGGACGGTACAACCAACGCCAAAGTGATCGGCCCCTCTCGAAAAGCCGGAACCTTCGCTTCGGAATGTGTCGGACGTCGCGGCGTAAAACTGAACCGGACGGAAGATTATGTCGAATTCACTGTGCCGGCGCAGACAAATGCCATCGTAATCCGCTACGCAATTCCGGACGCGCCCGGCGGCGGCGGGATCGAATGCACGTTGAGTCTGTATGTCGACGGCAAACACCGCCGGGATCTTTCGTTGACCAGTCGCCATGCCTGGCTCTACGGCAGGGAGTCCGAACCAGTCAACGACCCGGCCGCACTCAAATTCCCCGGCGGAACTTCGTTTCACTTCTTCGACGAAACCCGCGCCCTGGTCGGCGAAATTCCGGCCGGAGCAAAGATACGGCTCCAGAAGGATTCAGAAGACACGGCGCTCTTCTACATCATCGATCTGATTGAATTGGAACAAGTCCCCCCCCCGCTTCCTCAGCCCGCAGGATCACTCTCAGTTCACGACTTCGGTGCAATAGGAGATGGCATACAGGACGATACGGAAGCATTCCAGCGCGCGCTGACCCAGGCGGAAACGACGGGAAAAACTCTTTATCTGCCGCCGGGCGAGTTTCGGACAAGCCGGGGGTTTCGGGTCAGATCCGTCATGATTCAAGGAGCCGGGATGTGGTATTCAACCATCCTCAACCGCCGCAGCGACCTTACCGTCAGGAGTCCCGGCATCGGATTCGGTGTGCTCGGAACGAGCGTTTTGCGGGATTTTTCGATTTTCGGCGACGGCACCTGCCGAAAAGATGAAGAGTTTGCGCTCTGGGGAACCTGGGGGAACGGATCTCTCGTCGAAAATCTCTGGATCGAGAAAACTCAGGTCGGCCTCTGGTCCGGACGTGACAACGAGCCGGTCTCGGAGAATCTAACCGTACGCAACTGTCGATTCCGTAACGTATTCGCAGACGCGGTGAATCTCTGTGCCGGAACTCGGAATGCCGTGGTCGAAAATTGTCATGCTCGGGGAACCGGAGACGATGCCTTTGCAATCTGGTCCGCACCGCACGGTCTCGGCCCCTGCACTGGAAACGTCTACCGCAACTGTATGGCGGAAGCGCCGTGGCGCGCCCGCTGCTTCGCGATCTTCGGAGGTGTCGATAACCGGATCGAAAACTGCCTCGGACGCGACACTCTGACTGACAGCGGCCTCAATCTCTCTTCACAGTTCGATGCCTGGCCTTTTGGTGGAACAACCGTTGTGAAAAACCTGCTTCTTGAGCGGTGCGGCGGCTGGTTCTGGGGCAATCGCCCCTACGGTGGAATTTTCTTTCAGGCGGCCAAACGGGACATCTCCGGTACGATCCTCCTCGAGGATGTCACTGTACGGGACAGTTCGGCGGCCGGAATCTCCATCAGCAATGGCGAAAGCCGTCTTCAGAACATCATACTGCGGAATGTCCAGTTTGATGGTGTCGGCGACTTTGGTATAGACGTATTTCCACAGGCTGTCGGCGAAATCCTGCTGGAAAACTGTTCCTTCGAGTTAAAGGGAGGTGCGCCGCTGCGTCAGCGTTCTCCTCAAACGTTTCAAATCCAAAACCGGAAGTGA
- a CDS encoding glycosyl hydrolase translates to MTENFAEQFAAPGTEYRGIPFWSWNGKLEPEKLRRQIRSFRELGFGGFFMHSRVGLKTPYLGKEWFDCIRASIDEAKKQSLTPYLYDEDRWASGAAGGFVTRDPRYRAWILYLRIHSGTAHPNSFGFWSARLNGSAAYGLHRGAPAPGETGFELFAEEEPCSDWFNGFTYLDMLNPEAVKRFIEVTYERYYRELGADFGSTVPAVFTDEPHYWRYGNGVQLPYPDSTTAAWTPRLPELFRERFGYELADHLPELFYDCPDRPQSPARYHYWRLLTELFVDSFSKQVGAWCGRHNIALTGHLLWEDAPSTQTRCVGASMRHYPHMQIPGIDQLTEYAQLYDACKQLSSAARQFNRPRRISEIYGCTGWDMSFAGYKAMGDWQYALGVNMRCLHLSFYTMAGEAKRDYPASFSRHSSFAKVLRHLEDYFARLGVILNRGSEVRDLLVIHPVESAWTLMNRDFTAAAAFDRKLAQLRNRLLDLSLDFDYGDEEHLAAHGSIDGSRLRLGSGVYKAVLLPEMTTIRRSTIDILKRFIAAGGIVSSCGAAPKLIDGVPGSEAGAFWRELPGGIAPIEPATRRISIRSRDGKRLKGVLYQLRESDESIDLFLCNTGFSAEVPDEHHIRCSERKREIDFAAIEVVTSRSGFWYELIPETGAIRKLTAEKVAGTHRFTTSFKALQSKIFRLSKSAIPGAVAAAPFSIAASVKLEPAEWRITRDEPNVLVLDHATWQLGNGTRHERDFILRIDDAIRRELDIPIRGGRMVQPWARRPEKPLGAPLELEYEIQVNQLPGNDLHLAIEEAESWELELNGSPLRPQTDCGFWIDESIRKRLIPKDKLHAGRNNLKLRREYRSDSAGLESIYLLGEFCVENDAVSAVRHTLPAGDWCGLGFPYYAGNMTYRTSFRHNGKGRVRLLLGEHASTALRILLNGEEAGVLGWEPYELELEDLRTGENELGIELVGSRRNALGPFFLSNPHPLRFGANEFREYAHPEYRNLTPYGLFTPPMLLMQYPGS, encoded by the coding sequence ATGACGGAAAATTTTGCCGAACAATTCGCCGCGCCGGGCACCGAATACCGCGGGATCCCGTTCTGGAGCTGGAACGGGAAACTCGAACCGGAGAAGCTGCGCCGGCAGATCCGCAGCTTCCGGGAACTCGGATTCGGAGGATTTTTCATGCACTCCCGGGTCGGCCTCAAAACCCCGTATCTCGGAAAAGAGTGGTTCGACTGCATCCGCGCTTCGATCGACGAGGCGAAAAAGCAGTCGCTGACTCCATACCTCTATGACGAGGACCGATGGGCCTCCGGAGCGGCGGGCGGTTTCGTAACCCGCGACCCGCGGTACCGGGCCTGGATTCTCTACTTGCGCATCCACTCCGGAACGGCACACCCGAACAGCTTCGGCTTCTGGAGCGCGCGGCTCAACGGCTCCGCGGCATACGGCCTGCACCGCGGCGCGCCGGCCCCCGGCGAAACCGGATTCGAGCTGTTCGCCGAGGAGGAGCCGTGTTCAGACTGGTTCAACGGCTTCACCTATCTTGACATGCTGAATCCGGAAGCCGTAAAGCGTTTCATCGAAGTCACCTACGAACGTTATTACCGCGAACTCGGAGCGGATTTCGGCAGCACCGTCCCGGCCGTTTTCACCGACGAACCGCACTATTGGCGCTACGGCAACGGCGTGCAGCTGCCGTACCCGGACAGCACGACCGCGGCATGGACTCCGCGCCTGCCGGAACTCTTCCGCGAACGGTTCGGCTACGAACTGGCCGACCACCTGCCGGAGCTCTTCTACGACTGCCCGGACCGGCCGCAGTCGCCGGCCCGCTACCACTACTGGCGGCTGTTGACCGAACTCTTCGTCGATTCGTTCTCAAAGCAGGTCGGCGCATGGTGCGGCCGGCACAACATCGCGCTGACCGGACATCTGCTCTGGGAGGATGCGCCGTCGACCCAGACCCGCTGTGTCGGCGCTTCGATGCGCCACTACCCGCACATGCAGATTCCGGGCATCGACCAGCTGACCGAATATGCGCAGCTGTATGACGCCTGCAAGCAGCTGTCGAGCGCGGCCCGGCAGTTCAACCGCCCGCGCCGCATCAGCGAAATTTACGGCTGCACCGGCTGGGACATGAGCTTCGCCGGCTACAAGGCGATGGGAGACTGGCAGTATGCGCTCGGCGTCAACATGCGCTGTCTGCATCTTTCGTTCTATACGATGGCCGGAGAAGCGAAACGGGATTATCCGGCCTCCTTCTCCCGGCATTCGAGCTTTGCGAAGGTGCTGCGGCATCTCGAAGATTACTTCGCCCGGCTCGGCGTGATCCTGAACCGCGGCAGCGAAGTGCGCGACCTGCTCGTCATCCACCCGGTCGAATCGGCATGGACGCTCATGAACCGCGATTTCACCGCCGCCGCCGCGTTCGACCGGAAGCTGGCACAGCTCCGCAACCGGCTGCTCGACCTCTCGCTGGATTTCGACTACGGCGATGAAGAGCACCTTGCCGCACACGGCTCCATCGACGGCAGCCGCCTCAGGCTCGGCAGCGGCGTTTACAAAGCCGTACTGCTGCCGGAAATGACGACGATCCGGCGGAGCACGATCGATATCCTGAAACGCTTCATCGCCGCCGGAGGAATCGTAAGTTCCTGCGGCGCAGCTCCGAAGCTCATCGACGGCGTCCCCGGCTCAGAGGCCGGGGCGTTCTGGCGCGAACTGCCGGGCGGCATCGCACCCATCGAACCGGCGACACGCCGGATCAGCATCCGGTCGAGAGACGGAAAACGTTTGAAGGGCGTACTTTACCAGCTCCGCGAGTCGGATGAATCCATCGACCTCTTTCTCTGCAACACCGGCTTCTCCGCAGAGGTACCGGACGAGCACCACATCCGCTGCTCCGAACGGAAGCGGGAGATTGATTTCGCTGCGATTGAAGTAGTTACCTCCAGGAGCGGATTCTGGTACGAGCTGATCCCCGAAACAGGTGCGATCCGCAAGCTCACGGCGGAAAAGGTTGCCGGCACCCATCGGTTCACAACATCATTCAAAGCATTGCAAAGCAAAATATTCCGCCTCTCCAAATCCGCCATTCCGGGAGCGGTGGCAGCCGCCCCCTTCTCTATCGCGGCCTCCGTGAAGCTGGAACCCGCCGAATGGCGGATCACACGCGACGAACCGAACGTTCTCGTACTCGACCATGCAACCTGGCAGCTCGGGAACGGCACGCGGCACGAACGCGATTTCATTCTGCGCATCGACGACGCCATCCGACGCGAGCTCGACATCCCGATACGCGGCGGACGAATGGTTCAACCCTGGGCGCGCCGCCCGGAAAAGCCGCTCGGAGCCCCGCTCGAGCTCGAATACGAGATTCAAGTCAACCAACTTCCGGGGAACGACTTGCATCTCGCCATCGAAGAAGCGGAGAGTTGGGAGCTTGAACTCAACGGTTCTCCGCTGCGCCCCCAGACCGACTGCGGATTCTGGATCGATGAATCAATCCGCAAGCGCTTGATTCCGAAAGACAAACTTCATGCCGGACGCAATAATCTGAAACTCCGTCGGGAGTACCGCTCCGACAGCGCCGGACTTGAGTCGATCTACCTGCTCGGAGAGTTCTGCGTCGAAAACGACGCCGTCAGCGCCGTGCGCCATACTCTTCCGGCCGGGGACTGGTGCGGACTGGGATTTCCGTACTACGCCGGAAATATGACATACCGCACCTCCTTTCGCCACAACGGGAAAGGCCGTGTGCGGCTGCTGCTCGGGGAACACGCGTCGACCGCACTGCGCATCCTGCTCAACGGCGAAGAAGCAGGCGTCCTCGGCTGGGAACCTTACGAACTCGAATTGGAGGACCTGCGGACGGGAGAAAACGAACTCGGCATCGAACTTGTCGGTTCGCGCCGGAATGCGCTCGGACCGTTCTTTCTTTCGAATCCGCACCCTTTGCGCTTCGGCGCAAACGAGTTCCGCGAATACGCCCACCCTGAATACCGGAACCTGACCCCGTACGGACTATTCACGCCCCCGATGCTCCTGATGCAATATCCCGGCTCCTGA
- a CDS encoding glycoside hydrolase family 99-like domain-containing protein, which produces MSPKRPDVGCYYFPNYHRSEPRNAAVHGEGWCEWELVKAMTPRFPGHRQPKVPVLGYTDEADPAVMAKKIEDASSHGIDYFIFDYYYYDDGPFLENCLNDGFLRSPNVDKLKFCFMWANHDWLDIHPSLRRSRPLLWPGKVTPETFRRLCRRTVDTYFRHPSYYKIDGAPYFSIYHLECLLASFGSVEATAAALREFRDMTKAAGFPDLHLNMVVWGQPVLPGERELADQPKVVRKLGFDSVTSYVWIHHMRLGDRPEFPYRKAMELYLEHWKNMCASYDLPYYPNATVGWDPSPRTILSEKWTPSGYPYTPVLSGNTPEAFETALREIRDGVARTGVSTFNINCWNEWTEGSMLEPEAEYGYAYLEAVKRVFDRVR; this is translated from the coding sequence ATGAGTCCGAAACGTCCCGATGTCGGCTGTTACTATTTTCCGAACTATCACCGCAGCGAACCGCGCAACGCGGCCGTCCACGGCGAAGGCTGGTGCGAATGGGAGCTGGTCAAGGCGATGACGCCGCGTTTCCCGGGCCACCGCCAGCCCAAAGTGCCCGTCCTCGGCTACACCGACGAAGCGGACCCCGCCGTTATGGCGAAGAAGATCGAAGACGCCTCCTCGCACGGCATCGATTACTTCATCTTCGACTATTATTACTACGACGACGGCCCGTTTCTCGAAAACTGCCTGAATGACGGCTTCCTGAGATCCCCGAACGTCGACAAGCTCAAATTCTGCTTCATGTGGGCCAACCATGACTGGCTCGACATCCACCCGAGCCTGCGCCGGAGCCGCCCGCTGCTCTGGCCCGGCAAGGTGACGCCGGAGACATTCCGCCGTCTCTGCCGCCGGACCGTCGACACCTATTTCCGGCATCCGTCCTACTATAAAATCGACGGCGCGCCGTATTTTTCGATCTATCACCTCGAATGCCTGCTCGCCTCGTTCGGCAGCGTCGAGGCGACGGCCGCCGCGCTGCGGGAATTCCGCGACATGACGAAAGCGGCCGGCTTTCCGGACCTGCATCTGAACATGGTCGTCTGGGGCCAGCCGGTCCTGCCGGGAGAACGCGAACTGGCCGACCAGCCGAAAGTCGTCAGGAAGCTCGGCTTCGATTCGGTCACCAGCTATGTCTGGATTCACCATATGCGGCTCGGCGACCGGCCGGAATTCCCGTACCGCAAGGCAATGGAGCTCTATCTCGAACACTGGAAAAACATGTGCGCCTCGTATGATCTGCCGTACTACCCGAACGCGACCGTCGGCTGGGACCCGAGCCCGCGCACGATCCTGAGCGAAAAGTGGACGCCGAGCGGCTATCCGTACACCCCCGTCCTCTCCGGCAATACGCCGGAAGCCTTCGAAACCGCCCTGCGTGAAATCCGCGACGGCGTCGCCCGGACCGGCGTATCGACCTTCAACATCAACTGCTGGAACGAGTGGACCGAAGGCAGCATGCTCGAGCCTGAAGCCGAATACGGCTACGCCTATCTCGAAGCGGTCAAGCGTGTATTCGACCGTGTGCGCTGA
- a CDS encoding PHP domain-containing protein, producing the protein MIEFHGKTLETFKAGLHTHSTVSDGQFPPQEVIRRYADHGYRALALTDHRKTHPVGCYDSCGMTLIPGIEIHPQGPRGIPWHLLSLGVPEEFPAEYASG; encoded by the coding sequence ATGATCGAATTTCACGGGAAGACGCTCGAAACGTTCAAGGCCGGTCTGCACACGCATTCGACTGTTTCGGATGGGCAGTTTCCGCCGCAGGAGGTTATCCGGCGCTACGCGGATCACGGTTACCGGGCTCTGGCCCTGACCGATCACCGCAAAACCCACCCGGTCGGATGTTACGACAGCTGCGGCATGACTCTGATTCCCGGCATCGAAATTCATCCGCAGGGACCGCGCGGGATTCCGTGGCATCTGCTTTCACTCGGTGTGCCGGAGGAGTTTCCGGCCGAATACGCCTCCGGCTAG